Below is a window of Vicugna pacos chromosome 20, VicPac4, whole genome shotgun sequence DNA.
AAGGGGGAGAGTGGTCAGACTGGTGAGGAactgtgctgagtttctttggcaagctggttttatggggtgaaaaaaatgaatggacataatattcattggggagggggtggtttgGGATTGTATGTCCTGATTTTCAtgccagctccaccttcccaaggggaggaggaatttttgtccttatttagtcttgatcggAAGTGTCACGGCGTTGGTGCATGATGCATATTTCTtacctgcaaggctaattttattgtaatgagggcataatgagcaaagtGTCAGAGATTCCTTCCttatcccacctttctttgtctgcctccaggacagtTGTCAAcccaaaatgtgtggtttcttatcagtctggaggttcctgcttttctttgcctGCTCAAggacaccccaccaccaccacccccgccGTTGtttacaagatgtatggtttcctacCATTTGGCCGGTGCCCCCTTTTCTTTGCTCATGTATAGCTATCTGTCTGCTCTAACAGTTAAAATAGAAATCTGAGAaactttagattaaaaaaagttaaagcaCACAGAAGCTTAAATCTCTTACTCTTTTGTAAAAATGAAGACTTATATGCCACTTGCTCTTTCATTTCAGTTATGCTATATTGTTTTGCGTTTATCCAGAGAAAGCATAATGCATggagaatataaattattttacttaatatagGAATATATAGACCTAGGTAGAAAATCAAAGGAATATgtagttttcagaatataaaataatatatactttCAAACAatcttaccattaaaaaaaagaattccttgaTGGATAGTTagcaaaaaatttcaaaatatagctcACGCAAGAATCTAGACCTTTAAATTGGCTTTTATTGTTTCTATTCTTAAATATCTCTAAAGAACTTTTGGagtacttatttaaaatttttgttcattcTGTGCAgacttactgagtacctactatctTTGGAAAGTATATTtgccttaatttttaatttattatagaaaataacATGGCAGTAGTAACAGGAAAAAGTTACCACAGCCCCAGGTATTTCCAGGGAAATCTTTCCCTTACCTCTCACCCCTTCTGCTCCTAGCAGAGATAGATAAACAAGTCAAAAGCTAAAAAAAGACATAACTTGAATCAGAAGCAAGGTGGATGCCTCCATAGATCAGAAACAGAGCAGAATTACAGAACAGGATGGGAAAATtgcagcctgtgtgtccttgggtgGCTGATGGTTGGAGCCCTTGGATTAAGGGGGAGGCCAAGTGCTCAATGGAAAAGACACCAACAGCTGAGACTTTTAGAAAGACATGGGCCTAGGTTGGGAAAAGACATAGATGCGGTGGACAGTAAAGGATGGAGCCAAGGCATCTTCTGATTCCAGGGCCCATCTGCAGTATTCCCTATATTACCTTGGGACAGGAACCCTAAATTATGGCTTTAAGACCTGGCTCTAGCAAACATGGTAATGGCAGCATCACAAGTAAGCTCTTCACCAATTGGAATGTGAATTTACTTTAGGTGAAATGAATTTTATAGCATGGTCTGACAGATAACTTAAATATCTTCAGGATGTTCAAAAAGTAAACAGAggaataatttctatttttttattctttttttttattgaagtgtagtttatttaCAGTGTTAGAAtagcttcatttttaaaagaacaaaaaaccatGGAAACAAAGATGTACATAATGGAAACAGATGGATAtgtaaagaacaaataaaaatgagcaaTATCAGATAAAAAACGGACTAGAAATAGATAAGTCTAGCCTGGATGTGGTTGAAAAGAAAATTAGTAAATTGGAATAGAGTGAAAATTTCACCTGTAATGCACCAGAAAGAcacagatctaaaaaaaaaaaaaaaaaaattaccaaagggCTAATGGGAGATACAGACTATATACTACAAAGACCTAACCACTGTAAAAAGTTGCCCCCTCCCCATCATTCTCTGTCAATCACATGCTCTgtgcatttctttttatatttatgttttgttgaCTGATGCTTTACTGAGCTCGTGCAGGGTGCTGAGCTCTGATCTGGGCATACTGTGTACAGAGAGCCAAGAACTGAACTCTGTAATTCATACCTCAAAATATCTTTAGTATAACTGTGGCCTTGATTATCTTGCTCTGTTTAGCCAGTTTTGCAGTGGTGAGAGACAGGGAGGAGATGAGAAGAATCCTCCCTCCCTAGAGTATACTCTGCTGTTGTTGGTCTGTGACGCAGAGGAAACACTGGTAGGACCCTCACGGGCCTGGAGTCCGCCTGAGCTGTGTCctcttgtttatttctgttttacaaattgcCCAGGAAGATTCAGAATAAGACCAGCAATGCAAGCAATATTAAtgtgtgattttttctttttcactcttcaGGCTGGAGTAAAAGGGACATTGGGAAGATTAGTTGGAATTTTTGAGGTAAGCCTGTTAAAATCTTCGGTGCAATTGGTATCATATTAATAACCACATAAACCTTtatcttagtccattcaggctgctgtaacaaaatagcaTAAACAGTAGAAATTGATTTCTCATAGTGGCTTATACACAGTAGAAATTGATTTCTCAAAGTTCAAGAAGCTAGAAATTCCAAGATCAAGGCGCCAGCGGATTCATTGTCTGCTTAggacccacttcctggttcatagacagctgtttctctctgttttctcacctggCAGAACAGGGAATGTCTCTGGggctcttttataagggcactgattCCATTCATGAGGGTCTTCCGTCATAACCCAGTCACCTCCCTAAGGCCCCGCCTCCTAACACCATTACCTTGGGGATAAGGATTTcatcatatgaattttgggaagaTGTATGCATTGTCCACTGCAGTCTTAATCTAGGAAAGATGCCATCtttgtttcactttgttttcaAAACAGTGCAGCATCAGCAGAGAATaatgtactttcttttttaaaatcccatgATCTCAAACAActagaattatttttaagaattgctTTTCCCATCCttgcctctcttcctcttctccaaaAATGTGAGGAGGCATAGACAAGTATAGAGGAGACAGTTGGAAAATAGAAGATAAGTAGCTATagcaaaagagagagaagcaagaacATAGGCTGGAGTTGAGATttggagaaagaagaaatgagggaATGAAGATGAGCAGGGTTAGTAGGAGAGGGGGAGATGTGTGACATAATCAGCTTACTTGCATTGATGGAGCCCCTGCCCATCCAGTCTCTTCTGTTCTGATGTTCTAGCAAGTTAAATTTACTTTGGTGCCTTTTTCTCAAGGGGTCCTGAATCCCTCTCTCAGTATTCCTGAGAAGTTGCACttcagggaagaaggaaaaaagagagtggTGAAGAGCGCACCCTCAAATTCAAGTGTGGCATATTTTGAATAGGCCAGCTGGCACTATTTCATATCTGATTGTAggacaataaaaagtaaaaggaatccTTGTGTCTGAGCTCTCTGGACTTAAGCATAAGAGTGTGTTTCATTTATGTAACCTCAGCTCTGTAAGGAAAAACCCTTTACCCTTCTATCTTTGCCCTTCAGAACCAGGAGAGGAAACACAGAACGTATGTCTATGTGCTCATTGTCACGGAAGTGCTGGAAGACTGGGAAGACTCAGTTAACATTGGTAAGTCGGCCCCTGATAGCCTCCAAAGAGCTCCTCACACCAGCCCTTGCCATGCCATAGGTCATTACCCAGAACCACAAACAGGAGcctgataaagaaaagaaataacaggggaagggtatagctcaagcagtagagtgcatgcttagcatgcacgagatcctgggttcaatccctggcacctcctctaaaaataaataagtaaacttaattaccttccccgccaaaataaataaacaaacaaaacaaaacaaaacaagaaaagaaataacagaagGATGTGTTTAAACGGGCATGTCCATTTTTGAATTTGTGAAAGGTagtattttgaaatgtttaaaaGGAAGCCAAAGTTGGGTTGCACATAGTCAACAATTAGAAACATGGCTCATAAAAATAAAGCATGTTGTTTCTAAAACCAAATTGGATCCTTCTGAGCAGATAATTGATGAAGGCCTCCACAATGCGAGGCCTGCTGCTGGCCGCAAATCCCAGACGAGAACAAGACCTTGGCTGTTCCTTGTGATACATATTCATATTGTTGGAGAAAACTGTTGGTTTGACGATGTGAGCCCCTCTCTCCAGAGTCGTATAGTAGGTTCAGAGTAGTGAGAGTAGTTTCCAGTTATATTCATGTAACCCTTCGGGTACACCCAGCTTTCTCCTAAGGAATGGTTTCCTTTGATCTCAGATCATTATTGTGTGTATATCTTTTGAGCTAAAAATTGAGGTGATTAATGGTTGGCTCATGGTCTAATCTTTTAGCTCTGAAGGAAAGTATATTCTAGAAAAGTGTAATATTAATTTCTATTATAAATTGACAAACCAATAAAATTCACTTGCCAAACCCTCTCCCTTTATTGCTAGTATGTGCTTTGCCACCATACCCATCACATTGTTGATCTGGATATTTCATAGCCCTTCAGCTTTTAATTGCTTTGTATTTAGTAAGAATGCAATAAGCTTGAGTATAGATAATTCAGTGGGGATGGGATGTATTAACAATAGATTCCTTGACAGCCAATGCTGGGGcctgaaaaagagagagatcagTGTGATGAGGCCCTGTCCTCAAAGTACGCTGTCGGATGGGGGTCACACACTTGTAATACTGATTTTTAAGGTACAATTACTATACTAATATCCAAATAAGCCTTGTACTACCACTTCTGAGAATTGACCCTAATGAAATGATCTAAAATATGAGGAATAAGTTTATAAGCCTTCCTTCAGATGAGCCTTCATCAGATGAAAAATTGGGTCTTGAATGTACAACTCAGCAAATGATAAGGTCCATTCATCTGATGGAATGTTATGCAGCTGTTACACATACACATTTGAAAGCTATATACCATGGGAAAGTGATTATGAAACCGTGTTAGTGAATGAAAACAGGGTATAAGATTAGATATACGCTAATTAGAGCTACATTCAAATAGaaatttgaaatgaaaacaaagatgagGTACTGGTTTTCACCTTAAGAATTGGCGATGATAAAAAATCATTAACAGTACTGGCAGGAGTGTGGTGAGGCCAGCATCCTGACACACACAAGCAGGACTGGGGATTGGTACAGCCTTTCCGGAAAGCACTCTGACAGTATATATCACAAGCTCTGTAGAGTTCAAATGTTCTTTCTTATCATCTCAGTTCTAAGGATCTTTCcctgagagtttaaaaaaaaaaagattttttgaattgtagcattatttataataaataaatttcagacTAGTGATGTCTAATGATAGGgaaattgttaaataaatgacaTTACATGCGTGCTAGATATTATGATGTAATAATGCAGCTATTAAATGGCATACTTTTTACAGTAGAGAAGAGTGCTGAAGAAACTAATGTGAGGTAGAAAAGaagcaataacaataataataataataataataataataataataataataataaagcaactCTTACAGCATGTACTCTGTACCAGGTATTGTTCGAATGCTTTACACATTAACCCTCACAACAGACTTGTGAGATAGGTACtatttattatctctgttttatagatgaggaaagtggggcacagagaggttcagtaacttgcccaaagcttCACAGCTCATTAGAGCCAGTGATATGATTGGAGGCCAGCATATTAGCTTCAGTGTCCATGTTCATAAGAACAACACTTCATCGGAGCCTCTGAGGATTCGGAGCACCTTAAAGCATGATCGTAATTATAGTTGTTCAATTACTGTGTCTTTGCAAATAAGACGAAAGAAAAGCAAATGCAGTAAGGTATTGAGAGTGGTTATTTCTGGCTTATAAGATTATGGGTAATTATCTTATTCTTTATGCTTTCTTCCGTTTTCCCAATTTTAGCCCAATGATCTTTTGTTacttctgtaagaaaaaaaaaaataaaagattttaaaacatgcatttgaaaaaaaattaagatacacTGAAAAGTTAATAGTAATTGTGTTGggattattttttcctcttttttcttttcttttcttcttctttttttttttttttttctttaatggaggtactgggggattgaacccaggaccttgtgcatgctaagcatgtgctctaccactgagctataccaccccctcttcttttttaaaaaatacattttcttttttgtggctatGTCACTCTTATacaaattttttgaaataaataactgATTACAAGTCAGCCATCCTGGCAGTTCTGGAAGCTGATGCTCATGTTGATTTTTGTAGGAGAAGGGGGTGCTGGCTGGGCCTCAGGCACTTATGGACAAGCCAAGGAAGGCCCAGAGGCCCAGGAGCTCAAGAGGAAACCACTAGAAATGGTTTTCCTTGGAGGACAGGTTTCATACAATTACTATCAgctcttcagttttcttatttcttaccTATTTTCTGCATTAGGCAGTTGTGTAGTATTTTAAGCATATAAGCTGCTTGTATTACCcctgtaagaaaagaaaacaagaagaaatataatacatcttTTTTTTGATTTTGGTAACCATGATGATCACTTTCTAATGTATAGAAATagggaatcactatgttgtgcacctgaaactaacatagtgtAGGTTAAttgtacttcagttttaaaaagaaaaatattgataactgttgcttccatgttttttcctacatttcctcaaaaagttataAGATCAGAAGCCTTCCATTGCTTCCTTTTTgtactgatttctttttctccctgcctccacaggaaggaagagggaatgGTTTAAAATAGAGGATGCCATCAAAGTGCTGCAGTATCACAAACCAGTGCAGGCGTCATATTTTGAAACGTTGAGGCAAGGCTACTCAGCCAACAATGGCACCCCGGTTGTGGCCACCACATACTCAGTTTCTGCTCAGAGCTCAATGCCAGGCATCAGATGACTGAAGACTTCCtgtaagagaaatggaaattggAAACTAGACTGAAATGCAGATCTTCCCTCTCACCCTTGCTCTTTTCACCTCTCCTTACAGGCGCAGGCCTCCTCTTTCAAATAAGGCATGATGGGCAGCAGAGAAAGGGCTTATTGATATTGTTGCTGTTTGGTGTTAAGtgatggggctttttttttttttctctttttattgagggggtgggggttgggtatGTAATTTGTAAGTACTTTTGTGCATGATCTGTCTCTCCCTTTTCACACCCCTAAAAGTCTCTGAAGAGGCAAACAGCCTTTCCTCTGCCTTGGATTCTGAAGTGTTCCTGTTTGTCTCATCCCAGTCCTGGccagatatttttctttgatttttaattttttttattaaaagataCCAATATGAGATGAAATCTTTCAAGAACTTGTCCTGTAATGTGTGTTAAGTCCAGTAGGTTGGTCACTTTCACTGCAGGACACATTTATCTACACATTATATACTGGGcatataatatgtaaataaatgactTTTAGAAGAGGAATTTAACCGTTTAATTTTtcaaggttttttgttgttgttgttgttgttgttattttttttaatttggggtgtTTCTCAAGTGGAGAGCCTCacaatttacttttttgtttttgatgctagTTGGCTAGGTAAGTTTccctgtcctctctcttttccccaGTCATTGACTATAGTTATGTAGGGTACGGGAAGAGTTTATTAGCAACCTTCATAGTGCTCCCAGGACTCATGGCCTTCTCTTCTTGAAGCTGTATTTCCATGccaagaaagaaacaggaagaaacatattttcttttttattaccaAGCCAGGAGCAAATGGCCTCAGCTCAGATCTGGAGAAACAATGATAGAAATTGAATTCCTCCCTACATGTTGACAGTAGGGATTTGAACTGGATTCTTGGGATTATTATCTAAAAAACTGGAGCATCGAGCACTGTTTCTATCCTGCTGGTTTGGAATTTTTTCCGTAATGCTATTTATCGCTGACAACGGGCTCTCTCTTTGTGCGTACATGCCTTACACCGTGCTGAACTGGATATTGTCCTTGTGCTCTGAAGCATCCAACTGTACTTGGCAAGTGCAGCTGTACAGTCCTGTCCCTGTTCTGGGTAACCATGTTAAGTTCCTGAAAAGTACACAGGAGGAAAATTCAGGTGTTTGCTTGTCTTTGTAATGTTACAGCATTTGTAATTGCACCATGGAGCATGCTCAGAAATACTAAATTTGTCTCCCACGGGGATGTGGAAGGTCCATCTTCCACTGAGAAGTGGTATGGGAGAATGCTTAATCATTTACTAGAACAGCTACGTAATGCATTGGCCCACTGCAAACTGTCTTGTTGGTTTTTGATACAGATTTGATGCTGGCTTCATTTGCCAATTATGTTGTTTAGTTGGGAAGTAAGCAGAAAAGGGTCTTGAgacaggagggggagggtggggaggggggcagcacTGATCAGTCCCTGGCTTGGGACAGGAGTTTGTTGCTATACTCTTAGTGGCATCTCCTTTGTCAAAGCGTAGCCAAGATGTGAAATTAAAATTGTagttctctttatttaaaaattctaataaatACTCAAACTTTGAAAAGcttttgctcttccctccctaaAAGAAATGTATGTATCTGGTAGGCCTGTGTCATTTAGTGTTCATTTTGGCTGACATCAGTTGATGAACTTTAATTTTTTGCTCTCTGTTCTCAGTTTGCATCTTTTCTCCCAGTCTTGAAATATGGAGCCAAAAAGCAGTGCTGGCAGTTTCCTTAGGATACCTTTCTACCTCTGGGAAAGGAATTCTATCCCCAAGCAAGGATCCCAGTAGATAGAAAGCACCATGGGATTTGAGTCTAAATGCCAACTCACTGCACATGTCCTACTTAAAAACGAACACACTGCTGCTTATTGCCTGGTTTAGAGCATTCCAAGATTCTGTCCAAATAAGTAAAggggaaaattaaatgaattcaagCACTAAACGGAATCCCCAAAACACATTCTTCCAAATAAATTCTACCTTTATGACGTGAATTGAAAGTGCTTTGCAGGAAAACAGTCAGTACTTCTGAAATAGGAACTGCAATGTTAgtagtttgtgtgtttttttaatgaagatacttTCACTGGATGAGTGTAACAGTGCACTACCCTACCACATCCAGTTTGGATAGTTGTTGGCGTCTTTGGATCAGGAAAGTGAACTGTGCCAAGAAGTATTTTTCGGTGACATGAATAGATCCCATTAATGCACTTAACTGGGGAGATTGTGCTGATGCTTTCTTAACTGACAAAAGGAGACTTTGTCCAACACCAGAATTGTTGAAACTGGTGCCATGTTCTGTTACACTAGGATTCTGATGAGCAGCAATTGGTGTTTTTCCCTCCCTGGCGCCATAAACATCCTGGCTGTCTTTACTGATGTGTGGTCACAACCCTTTTGTGATAGATTACTCGGATGCAAGGTTGCAGTAACTTTGTATTTCCCCCAAAGAAAGcaaggagaaacaaaagaaagcacAAAGTTTACCCTACTTGCAGAATATTTCATTTGCCATTAACTCTGCAAGTATTCGGCTTTTTCAGGATTGACAGAAACAGGTTTCTGTGTTCATGACAGATATAAAGTCTCTTTCTCACAGTAAATTTGCACGTCTTAGATTCTGGTTGTTACCAGAGTGTCCATCAGAATCCACCATACTCAGGATAGAGAAGGATAgcaatggattttttaaattaaaatttgttcTTAGCTTATAAATTGCAGCCTCTGGGGAAGCATCAGTGAGACCATGCCATTTTTTTGGACCaggactgtgtgtgtgcatgcgtgtatggaagagaaagagaagggctaCCTGGAATCTGCTGTGTTAGATTTTTTGGTAGTCTCTCAGAACTGTTCAGCCCATGAAACAGGAGTCTTGACTTTTCTCATAGCAAACCTAACCAGATGGAAAAGTTAACGAATtgactgtgttttatttttacaagtgtctgctgccccatctgcccTGCATGGAGAGGGTTTCCTCACTGCTGAGTCTGAGCTGAGGCCATCTGGAGAGATCAAAGAGTGTGGGAGGATCACCCCCCTCTGAGGCCAAGGAGGGCCTAGAAGGTGGCTTCACAGCAGGATTTCCGCCCTCCACACTGCAATGGGAGTGTGTGGAAAGGGAGGCACTTGAGGCCTTGCTTCCTGCAGCCTCTGGGGAGCAGAATGGGTCACTGCCCTCCCGGAGCGTTTGCAGTTTTGCAAACGTGTTGCCACATAGTCTCTGCCTTCATAgcagagaaatattttctgttttgatgTTAGAAGTCAGCCCATGTAAAgtctcttagaagaaaaaagtCACCTTTTGTTTTTAGAATTCTAGAAGGAATAGTTCCCCACAGAACTgtgcttcctctttctccttcccctttctcttctccacATATGGTGCTCGTTGGGGGCTCCTCCTAAACCTCTTCAACCAGAAGAGTAATCGGTCTTCTCTTGGACCTGGGTGTGTGTTGCACACATTATACTTAACATACTTGTCATTTCCATCTAGTGCTGTGTTAATGCCTTTGTTGGTTTCCCCAGcagatctgtttttaaaaaacagcttagCCCAAGCCATATGTTTTTAGTTTATAAAAAAGACTTAATAACTACAATGTGATTTTTGCCACAactgtgtgatttttatttctgaaatgttcTCAAAGCCGTCCTACTTGAGAGTAGATATAGAATTAGAAGAAATACCTGGAAAAGCCTCCACAGTGGAATGAATTTTTGCTTTTAAGAGAAATAAGAGTTAGCTATAATTGATAGTATAGCTTCATCTTTGTCCCAACTGCATTTCAGAAGATAATCCACATCTTTGCAGAAAAGTAGGAGACATGCAAGACAGTCAACTCAGGCAGCTCTGGGGAGAGGAGATAATTTACCAGTGATTAAATAATGTAGATGATTCTTCTAGTTCTTATTCTTGAAGACTCAAGAGAGGTCAGACCTGAGGCCACGCAGTGTGTTCTGCCCAGTTGGGGCGGCAGTCTTACCTTCTGAGCCCTGCTGGGATGGAACCTGTTTCCCCAAGTCTGTGGGAGACTTCCAGGTTGTGCAGCTATCACTGTTCGTGACCTCATCCTTGTTCCATCAAGGTACCCACCTCACTTGGAGTAGGTGGGAAAGCATCCCAGagtcagcctctgtgttctgggGTGAGCCTTGCAGCAGATCGCACTGTCCAGAAAAGCTGTGTTTTCCATGTCGCCCTAGACTTCACCTAAAGCGCTGAGACATTTGAGATTTTCAGGTAAATTGTGAACTGCTAAGCACGGCTGCATTCTATAAAAGATACTGCATTGGGTGACTTGAGGTCACCTCAGGTcctaggaacctggagattttagGCAGACTCTCCTTTGAAGGCTAAAAGCCTTCCGCCCCTGCCTCTGAAAGGGCAGCTTCACATTTTGACAGTGTTTTTGCACTAGCTGATAACCTTTTAGGGGTGTGAGAAGCCTAATCAGGACATCTAAAAAAATACCTCTCTCCCTCAGATTAATCAAATAGTTTGTCCTCCTAAcccttaaaaattaataaaaagaaagaaagaatctcaTTTGGTGTTGATCTGAACTGAGACTAGTAGTCACATGATTTGATTTTATGTGTCTGCAACAGGAAGCGTTCTAAGTGAAAAAGGTGTCTCTCCCCTAAAGCTTTGTTTATAGTGATGATTTGGTGAGCGTGAGCTTGAGCTTGTCTTAGAAAGTGAGACTGTCCACCTGGCAAGGGGAGCACAAAGGGAAGCCACATTAACTCAGAATTCAGCACAGTGGAGGGACTCTGCTGAAGAAGGAGGTGCTTTTGGCTAAAAAAGCAAGATTAATACCTAGAAGGTGGCGAGTCACTGCTTCTGTTCCTCTAGCTATCAGTTGTTTAATTAAATACTCTAGGTCTCCTTTGGTTTACATTCCCAGTTCTTAACCCCAAACGGGGGCCACTAGAACACCAAAAAAGGCATTTAAACCCCTGATACAAAGACAGCAATATTGCCATTTTTCCCAGATTCATCACCATTTGATGTGCCACCCATCGTTTCACCCCCACTGCAGCCAGGCCAGATGTGAAGATTCCCCAGATCGTTGAGTTGCGGAACATAAATTCTGGTTCTGGAACAAATTACCTATTAAATTGCTTACAGTCTGTTTTCTGGGGGGTGCACCTTTCAGGGAGCATTTCAAGAATAAAGTAAAATCACTC
It encodes the following:
- the NUDT3 gene encoding diphosphoinositol polyphosphate phosphohydrolase 1; its protein translation is MMKLKSNQTRTYDGDGYKKRAACLCFRSESEEEVLLVSSSRHPDRWIVPGGGMEPEEEPSVAAVREVCEEAGVKGTLGRLVGIFENQERKHRTYVYVLIVTEVLEDWEDSVNIGRKREWFKIEDAIKVLQYHKPVQASYFETLRQGYSANNGTPVVATTYSVSAQSSMPGIR